In Populus alba chromosome 1, ASM523922v2, whole genome shotgun sequence, a single window of DNA contains:
- the LOC118034047 gene encoding LOW QUALITY PROTEIN: small ribosomal subunit protein eS12-like (The sequence of the model RefSeq protein was modified relative to this genomic sequence to represent the inferred CDS: inserted 1 base in 1 codon), translating into MSSEEAPAPAPAPAETPXQPLEAMDLMTALQLVLKKSLAHGGLARGLHEGAKVIEKHAAQLCVLAEDCNQPDYIKLVKALCADHGVGLLTVPSAKTLGEWAGLCKIDSEGKARKVVGCSCVVVKDYGETSEGYNVVQEHVKAH; encoded by the exons ATGTCAAG TGAAGAGGCTCCTGCTCCTGCTCCTGCTCCTGCTGAGACTC GCCAGCCTCTTGAGGCCATGGACTTGATGACAGCATTGCAGCTTGTTCTGAAAAAGTCCCTTGCTCATGGCGGACTTGCCCGGGGCCTCCATGAAGGTGCCAAAGTGATTGAGAAGCATGCCGCCCAGCTCTGTGTATTGGCAGAGGACTGCAACCAGCCAGACTATATCAAACTCGTCAAAGCACTCTGTGCTGACCATGGTGTAGGCTTATTGACAGTTCCCAGTGCTAAGACTCTTGGCGAGTGGGCCGGG TTATGCAAGATTGATTCTGAGGGCAAGGCCAGGAAGGTTGTTGGCTGCTCCTGCGTTGTTGTGAAG GATTATGGCGAGACAAGTGAAGGCTATAACGTTGTTCAGGAGCACGTCAAGGCTCACTGA